A single Bacillus sp. OxB-1 DNA region contains:
- a CDS encoding late competence development ComFB family protein, with protein sequence MAIKNVMEDVVRDVLLKYESQLHLTCRCERCLDDIMALALNQLPARYIVNSELSPYVRAAHETDRQGATTILSVVAHAAGRVSASPRCGNAILTATDEKPLTQTL encoded by the coding sequence ATGGCAATCAAAAATGTCATGGAGGATGTCGTACGGGACGTTCTATTGAAATATGAATCGCAATTGCATTTGACCTGTCGATGTGAACGGTGCCTCGACGACATCATGGCGCTCGCGCTCAACCAGCTGCCCGCACGCTATATCGTCAACTCGGAACTGAGCCCGTACGTCCGGGCGGCCCACGAAACCGACCGCCAAGGCGCGACCACCATCCTCTCCGTCGTCGCCCACGCCGCCGGCCGCGTCTCCGCCAGTCCCCGCTGCGGCAACGCCATCCTAACCGCAACCGACGAAAAACCCCTGACCCAAACGTTATAA
- a CDS encoding flagellin — translation MRIHSQENIAFSKTRMTRNNTQIEKSLQKLGTGLKIAKGSDNASGLSISETIRAQIRGISQAQSNMQDGLSVLEASNEGLNNVNGLLQRARELAVANANGTLTDSDREAGQKELDQILEAIDDTSTKLEFNTKKILGDRAPIILHVGANPGQRMSIDTIDVSTVKLGIDGASLETRDSSEKLITTIDNAIKTISGHLTKVGSQMEAIEHHLTNAMVFEANLTKSLSLLEDTDMAKEMMQFVNLDIRQKGDHLLVSSVNKNLNDMLSLFSR, via the coding sequence ATGCGCATACATAGCCAAGAAAACATCGCGTTTTCGAAAACGCGGATGACGCGCAATAACACGCAGATCGAGAAGAGTTTGCAGAAGCTCGGAACCGGTTTGAAGATTGCAAAGGGGAGCGATAATGCTTCCGGGCTGTCGATTTCAGAGACGATACGCGCGCAGATCCGCGGCATTTCGCAGGCGCAAAGCAATATGCAGGATGGCCTTTCCGTTCTCGAAGCGTCGAATGAAGGACTGAACAACGTCAACGGTCTGTTGCAGCGGGCGCGTGAATTGGCGGTGGCGAACGCGAACGGGACGCTGACGGATAGTGACAGGGAAGCGGGACAGAAAGAGTTGGATCAGATCCTCGAGGCAATTGATGATACATCGACTAAGCTAGAGTTCAACACAAAAAAGATTTTGGGCGATCGCGCTCCGATTATTCTCCATGTGGGGGCGAATCCAGGACAGCGGATGTCGATTGATACGATTGATGTCAGCACGGTGAAGTTGGGGATTGACGGAGCTTCCTTGGAAACCCGGGACAGTTCGGAGAAATTAATTACAACAATTGATAACGCAATCAAAACGATTTCCGGCCACCTAACAAAGGTCGGTTCCCAAATGGAAGCGATCGAGCATCATCTGACGAACGCCATGGTGTTCGAGGCGAATTTGACGAAATCCCTATCGTTGTTGGAAGATACGGATATGGCAAAGGAAATGATGCAGTTCGTCAACTTGGATATCCGCCAAAAAGGGGATCATTTACTCGTTTCCTCTGTGAATAAAAATCTGAATGACATGCTTTCGTTGTTTTCGAGATGA
- a CDS encoding flagellar protein FliS: MDFRKVTKVYQETNVSTLPVIDYVLLCLNEVLRNVESYEESDSIEERKEALAKAQTLLFELMATVDHKTAEGERLQVYYAYLNQCLIEIRIHDTPGMREQVSRQIKKLIDSWEIAKAETRRQKYTTQWI, translated from the coding sequence GTGGATTTCAGGAAAGTCACAAAAGTCTACCAGGAAACGAACGTATCCACGCTCCCCGTTATCGATTACGTTCTCCTCTGTTTGAATGAAGTGCTGCGTAACGTAGAGAGTTACGAAGAATCCGACAGTATCGAGGAACGGAAAGAAGCGCTGGCCAAAGCCCAAACTCTCCTTTTTGAGCTGATGGCCACGGTGGACCATAAAACCGCGGAAGGCGAACGATTGCAAGTCTACTATGCTTATTTGAATCAATGCCTTATCGAAATCCGCATCCACGACACCCCCGGAATGCGGGAACAAGTGTCGCGACAGATCAAAAAATTGATTGACTCGTGGGAAATTGCAAAGGCGGAAACGCGTAGGCAGAAATATACGACGCAGTGGATATAA